A part of Setaria viridis chromosome 8, Setaria_viridis_v4.0, whole genome shotgun sequence genomic DNA contains:
- the LOC117833927 gene encoding obtusifoliol 14-alpha demethylase, with translation MPIDTNQEKMNIMDNQQGLVVAGATLLVATIAFIKILLRSGSSAGKRLPPTIRTSPVVGGLIRFMRGPIPMIREEYTRLGSVFTASILGRKITFLVGPEVSEHFFNGYESELSQREVYRLTVPIFGPGVVYDVDYPVRMEQVQMFNCVLRGNKLRGFVGQMVLEVEEYFSKWGESGTVDLKSELEQLIILTASRCLLGREVRENLFDDVAPLFHDLCTGMQPISFIFPYLPIPAHRRRDRARARLGEIFSTIIKSRKASGRSEEEDMLQFLIDSKYKDGRNTTEEEITGLLITTVFGGFQTSSIASTWTGAYLLQLKQFFATAVEEQIQVMKRHGDRTDYDVVSEMHFLHRCIKEALRLQPPIPMLLRQSHCDFTVTTKEGKEFDIPKGHMVASPLAFANRLPHIYSNPDSYDPDRFAPGREEDKAAGAFSYMSFGGGRHGCLGEAFAFLEIKTIWMHLLRNFELELVSPFPEKDESTAIVGIQGAVIVKYKRRKLVISS, from the exons ATGCCAATTGACACGAACCAGGAAAAGATGAATATCATGGATAACCAGCAggggctcgtcgtcgccggcgccacgcTGCTGGTCGCCACCATCGCCTTCATCAAGATCCTCCTGAGGTCTGGCTCCTCCGCCGGCAAGCGGCTGCCGCCGACTATCCGAACTTCGCCGGTGGTCGGCGGGTTGATCCGGTTCATGCGCGGCCCCATCCCAATGATCAGGGAGGAGTACACGCGCCTTGGCAGCGTGTTCACTGCCAGCATCCTCGGCCGCAAGATCACCTTCCTCGTCGGCCCCGAGGTGTCCGAGCACTTCTTCAATGGCTACGAGTCCGAGCTGAGCCAGCGGGAGGTGTACCGGTTGACCGTGCCCATCTTCGGCCCGGGGGTTGTGTATGATGTGGATTACCCCGTGAGAATGGAGCAGGTCCAGATGTTCAACTGCGTGCTGCGTGGTAACAAGCTCCGCGGCTTCGTCGGCCAAATGGTTTTAGAGGTTGAG GAGTACTTCTCAAAGTGGGGAGAGAGTGGCACAGTTGATTTGAAGTCCGAGCTGGAGCAGCTCATCATACTGACTGCCAGCCGATGCTTGCTGGGGAGGGAGGTGCGAGAGAATCTCTTCGACGATGTTGCTCCTCTTTTCCATGATCTTTGCACTGGAATGCAGCCAATCAGCTTCATCTTCCCCTACCTCCCGATCCCTGCGCATCGGCGCCGTGATCGGGCACGCGCGCGTTTGGGGGAGATCTTCTCCACTATCATCAAGTCCCGCAAGGCCTCTGGACGGTCCGAGGAGGAAGACATGCTGCAGTTCCTAATCGATTCCAAGTACAAGGATGGACGGAACACCACAGAAGAGGAGATCACAGGGCTACTTATCACTACAGTCTTTGGTGGATTCCAGACCAGCTCTATCGCCTCGACCTGGACCGGAGCCTACCTTCTTCAGTTGAAGCAGTTCTTCGCAACGGCTGTAGAGGAGCAGATTCAGGTCATGAAGCGGCATGGAGACAGGACCGATTACGACGTCGTGTCGGAGATGCATTTCCTGCACCGGTGCATCAAGGAGGCTCTCCGGCTTCAGCCGCCGATACCCATGCTGCTCCGCCAGTCGCACTGCGACTTCACGGTGACCACCAAGGAGGGGAAGGAGTTCGACATCCCCAAGGGCCACATGGTCGCATCACCTCTAGCATTTGCCAACAGGCTCCCTCACATCTACAGCAACCCTGACTCGTATGACCCTGACCGGTTTGCGCCGGGAAGGGAGGAGGACAAGGCTGCAGGCGCCTTCTCGTACATGTCCTTCGGTGGCGGCAGGCACGGCTGCCTTGGTGAGGCCTTCGCCTTCCTGGAGATCAAGACAATTTGGATGCACCTGTTGAGGAACTTTGAGCTGGAGCTGGTCTCGCCGTTCCCGGAGAAGGACGAGAGCACTGCGATCGTTGGCATCCAAGGTGCGGTGATCGTCAAGTACAAGCGGCGCAAACTCGTCATCAGTAGCTAA